The genomic interval CCCAGGGGCCATTATCAGGCGGGCGGCCGTGCGCCTCAATCCCCGCGGGTGGTGATTTCGAGGGGTGATGGGCCTCCCCCTCAACGGCTAATGGGCCGGGCCGGCCCCTGGGATCATTTCAGCTGGAACCGGACGGTCACGGTGAAGACGACCGGCCGGGGCCGGCCGTTGATGATCATGGGCTCGTAAACCCACTGCCGGACCGCGTCGATGGCCGCCTGATCGAGCAGCGGGATCGACCGCAGCA from Acidobacteriota bacterium carries:
- a CDS encoding energy transducer TonB, producing MRSIPLLDQAAIDAVRQWVYEPMIINGRPRPVVFTVTVRFQLK